ATTTGTTGTGGAGATGCTAACTAACAATAGCCCTAAAGCAAATAATAAACACGTTTTTCCGATTTGCGAACCTGCCATTAACCACTTTAAATTTACCTTCTCGAACAAAAGCGGCGTCAATATACTGGACACAAACATCGATGTTGCAATCGTAAATGGCACAAAGGATGCGGCAATAGCTGATCCCGTTAAAAGATAAATGATATGAATAACACTTACGATATATAAAACGTCACCTATATTGGCAAGTGACTGCCCTACAAGTAATAACCAAAAATTTCTACCCAAATTCATAAACTATCCCCCATTTTTCAAGAAAATAAATTCATTGAAATGGGCGATTTTAAATTGGAAGATTCATGAAACTTGCCTCCCCCATTTTTAACGAAATACCATTCATTAAAATGAGGGATTTTTAAATTGGACGATTCATACAAACGGTCTCCTTCTGCTAGCTGATAAATCAGGGGGATTTAGATTTATCAAATTTTTATAGTGAATAACTTATTTTTCTATATTTTTATTTTCCATACAATAAATCTTGCTTACAATTATACCGATATTTATAAAAAATAGTTGTTTTTTTATTTACTTACAGAGCATGTTGAACTGGATGATATCATAAAGTGATTTAATGTTCCCTAAAGTAATTAGTCCATTTTTATAGGACTATTACGATATTTCTTGGGAAATGATGTGGATTTTATGTGCTCTAATAAACGTGTTGAAAGGGGAGAGTTTTAATGAATTATTATGATCCGTATTATAGTGATTATGATGCAGTCTTTGGTGGTTTCATGGTGGTTTTCTTTTTCGTATTATTGGGCATGTTAATTGTTGGGTACGTTGTGAATGCACTTATTTATTTTATGGCTTCGAAAACAAACGGTTTTAGCGATGTAGCTTATATAGCATGGATTCCAATTATCAATATTTATAGTTTATTTCTACTTACCGCCAATGGTGATGATGATGCGACAATCCGTGCAACAGCGAAAAAAACAACATTCATTTATGCAGCATTATTTATCATTTCGTTCGTCCCATTAGTTGGATTTATTGCTTCACTTGTTATGTTCGGCTATTGGGTTTACTACACATATCGTCTTCTATTCCGCTGGACTGGTGAGTCTGGAAAAGCCGTTCTCTACATTATTTTATCTATTATTACATGTGGCTTATTCTATGCTATCTACGGCTTAATGCGTATGAAACGACCATTTATCGTATAGTTGTAGAGTAAAGAGCCTCTTTAAATCCCTTTTCGTCCAGCAAGACGGAAAGCGGATTTTTTTGTGCTTATACCTTGTCGTTTCTGTTCATTCCCCTCCTATTTCCAATATTTTTTCCAAAATGAAGCCAGCGTTCCCGATGAATATGCTATATTATAGTTAGAAAATTTAGAATTTCTAATTTTTAAACAAAGGGGATTTTATTTATGTATGAAAATATTTTAAGACATCCAGGACCTACACCGATTCCTAAAAAAGTGCAACTTGCGATGAACCGAGATATCTTCAGCCATCGAAGCAATGAATTTGTTGAGCTATATCGTGAAACGACAGAGCTAGTGAAAGCTGTTTTCGGCACGAAGCAGGACATATTATTGCTTCCATCTGGTGGCACAGCAGCACTGGAGGCTGCTGCTGTCAATACCGTTAATGCGGGCGATGATGTTGTTGTCATTACCGTAGGAGCTTTTGGAGATTATTTCGTTTCAATTTGCGAAAAATATGGCTTTAACGTACATAAGCTAGCAAAACAATGGGGACAAGCATGCACAGCTGAAGAGTTGCGTACTTTTTTACAACCTCTACAGCATATTAAAGCTGTTTTTATTACGTACAACGAAACGTCAACAGGTATTTTAAATCCCATTGCAGCGTTAGCACAAGTCGTGCGTGAAGAAAGCGATGCGTTAGTTATCGTTGATGGCGTAAGCTGTATTGGTGGAGCTCCTGCTGAGATGGATGCGTGGGGAATTGATATCCTCGTAACAGGCTCGCAAAAGGCGATGATGCTTCCACCTGGGCTTTCTCTCGTTAGCGTTAGTGACAGAGCTTGGAAAGTTATCGAAGAAAATACTATGCCATCTTATTACTTAAATTTATTGAGCTATCGTGATTGGGCTCACAAAGGGATGACACCAAATACCCCTACCATCACACTTATTTATGGATTACGTGAAGTATGTAAACTCATTGAAGAAGAAGGTGGCTTTGCTCACACTGTTGCACGCCATGAATTGATGAAAAATATGGTGCGCAGTGCAATGAAAGCTCTTCACATGGAATTATTGACAACGGATGAGTTCGCTTCACCAACGATTACTGCTATCATGGCGCCAAAAGGTATTGCATTAAATGCGTTTTTACATCACCTTAAACAACACTATCATTTAGATTTTGCTGGTGGTCTTGGGCCTTTACAAGGGGAAATTTTTAGATTTGGGCATATGGGCTACTGCTTCCCTAGCGATATTTTACAAGCCGTTTCTTTAATGGAAGCGGCATTGCAAGACTTTGCCTATGACTTTGAGCCAGGTGCAGGTGTCAGCGCAGCACATAAAGTGTTTTTAGCCGCACAGGCGAATACGATTACAAGCCCCTAATTAGCTGACCTATGAGCTTGGACAAAAGAGAAAAAATGTTAGATTGACTAAAGTCGTTCTAACATTTTTTCTTATCTAGACAATTTTCTTACAGACTATAAAGATAATAATAAAGTTGAGTAAAATCCTTTGCAATTAACGAATCTCGTTCTATAAAAAATTGTAATGTACCCGAGTCTGCTATCATAGCATATGTTTTTTTAGCATTGCCTTCCATATCTAATTGAAATAGTAACTCAGCATTGCTATTTTTTTCATCAAAGCTATTTTTATCCATAAATGCATAGCCACCTATTTTCGTTCCACTACCATCTGTTTCATCAAAGTACTTTGAATAAGCAGGATTCTCTATTGGTAAGTCATAATGAACGGAGCGAGGATCCGTATACGGTACTAGCTCTTGAAGTAATGTTGCCTTCAATGCATAAGGACCCCCAAAAATAATCGGTTCACATAGCTCATACTCCATTTCTTCATCTGAAAATGGCTCGATATCATGAGAGGGATCAAAGTCCGAATAATACCGACAATAATAGCCATCCTTGTCAACACCATAATCTTCATCCGCCAACACAAAAAACTGTAGAAGCCCTTGCTGTGGATAATCTTTTAGCTTAGGTAGCTTTGCAAAATTAAGCTGTGCTATAAACATATATGGTATGCCACTGCTATGTACTGGGAAGTCATCACCTAATTTACTATACGGTCTTCCACCTAATTTACTATCCGTATAAGTAACTGACTCCTCTACTGCTTGTAAAATAATCGCCTGCTTTAATGAATCCTTCAATAACGTTCAATCCTTTCCTATTAACTAAAAAT
This genomic interval from Lysinibacillus sphaericus contains the following:
- a CDS encoding pyridoxal-phosphate-dependent aminotransferase family protein, with translation MYENILRHPGPTPIPKKVQLAMNRDIFSHRSNEFVELYRETTELVKAVFGTKQDILLLPSGGTAALEAAAVNTVNAGDDVVVITVGAFGDYFVSICEKYGFNVHKLAKQWGQACTAEELRTFLQPLQHIKAVFITYNETSTGILNPIAALAQVVREESDALVIVDGVSCIGGAPAEMDAWGIDILVTGSQKAMMLPPGLSLVSVSDRAWKVIEENTMPSYYLNLLSYRDWAHKGMTPNTPTITLIYGLREVCKLIEEEGGFAHTVARHELMKNMVRSAMKALHMELLTTDEFASPTITAIMAPKGIALNAFLHHLKQHYHLDFAGGLGPLQGEIFRFGHMGYCFPSDILQAVSLMEAALQDFAYDFEPGAGVSAAHKVFLAAQANTITSP
- a CDS encoding YwqG family protein — encoded protein: MKDSLKQAIILQAVEESVTYTDSKLGGRPYSKLGDDFPVHSSGIPYMFIAQLNFAKLPKLKDYPQQGLLQFFVLADEDYGVDKDGYYCRYYSDFDPSHDIEPFSDEEMEYELCEPIIFGGPYALKATLLQELVPYTDPRSVHYDLPIENPAYSKYFDETDGSGTKIGGYAFMDKNSFDEKNSNAELLFQLDMEGNAKKTYAMIADSGTLQFFIERDSLIAKDFTQLYYYLYSL